In Cydia strobilella chromosome 22, ilCydStro3.1, whole genome shotgun sequence, one genomic interval encodes:
- the LOC134751609 gene encoding facilitated trehalose transporter Tret1-like codes for MEQWGRKTTHALIIVPGILGWLLIYFATDVTTLMAARILCDISAGASLVLGAVIIGEYTSPQHRGMFLSLTTIGNTLVHLVGHYYPWRTVAIFALVHHIVAFGIVCTWPESPAWLATKCKFNQSEKAWMWLRGNDTESRIEFDSMITAQKLRLSKRENPNLKAHLLNFLQKSTKKNFMKPLLIIFFAEMLKEACGRNVFPAYALQIMDDITGDNSKSFYYTLTIDLIATLSATFSSALVRVVKRRTLLFVTGGASLAVLTSICTYLYLTAIDVVSKDRAWLPVSMFMLYFVLTNLGCTVTPLALLGEVFPVAHRGAGSAMSGLIMGSFLMICLKVTPAMLLSVKVYGTFAIYDVAMATCLVALYFILPETKDRTLQEIEDYFNHGRFVGEEKDCDDKEENTIMLVS; via the coding sequence ATGGAGCAGTGGGGCCGGAAGACCACGCACGCTCTAATCATCGTGCCCGGCATTCTGGGCTGGCTGCTCATCTATTTCGCCACGGACGTGACCACGCTCATGGCCGCCAGGATCCTCTGCGACATCTCCGCAGGAGCCAGCCTCGTCTTAGGCGCCGTCATCATCGGAGAATATACCAGCCCACAACACCGGGGCATGTTCTTAAGCCTCACCACTATAGGCAATACCTTAGTCCACCTCGTGGGCCACTATTATCCTTGGAGAACGGTGGCCATTTTCGCATTAGTCCACCATATCGTCGCTTTTGGTATCGTCTGCACTTGGCCTGAAAGCCCGGCCTGGTTGGCTACAAAATGCAAGTTCAATCAAAGTGAAAAAGCATGGATGTGGCTAAGAGGCAATGATACTGAATCTAGGATAGAATTTGACAGTATGATCACTGCCCAGAAGCTGAGACTTTCCAAGCGCGAGAACCCTAATCTTAAAGCTCACTTGTTGAATTTTCTGCAGAAATCTACTAAAAAGAACTTCATGAAGCCTttgcttataatattttttgctgAAATGTTGAAAGAGGCATGTGGAAGAAACGTTTTTCCAGCCTACGCTTTACAGATCATGGATGATATCACGGGGGATAACTCGAAATCGTTCTACTACACGCTCACTATAGATTTGATAGCTACATTAAGCGCCACTTTTTCGTCGGCACTGGTTCGCGTGGTAAAGAGAAGAACCTTGCTGTTCGTCACGGGCGGGGCATCTTTAGCCGTCCTAACGAGCATCTGTACTTACCTTTACCTGACTGCTATAGACGTGGTATCGAAGGACCGAGCTTGGCTGCCTGTGTCTATGTTTATGCTGTACTTTGTATTGACTAACTTGGGTTGTACTGTTACACCTTTAGCCTTACTTGGAGAGGTGTTCCCAGTAGCTCACAGAGGAGCAGGCTCTGCTATGTCAGGGTTGATCATGGGTTCCTTTCTCATGATATGTTTGAAGGTTACCCCCGCGATGCTTCTTAGTGTTAAAGTGTACGGGACTTTTGCTATATATGATGTAGCCATGGCGACCTGTTTAGTGGCATTGTACTTTATTCTTCCAGAAACAAAAGATAGGACTCTACAGGAGATCGAGGATTACTTTAACCATGGGCGGTTCGTTGGTGAGGAGAAAGATTGCGATGACAAAGAAGAAAATACTATAATGCTGGTCAGCTAG
- the LOC134751419 gene encoding facilitated trehalose transporter Tret1-like, whose amino-acid sequence MFSPAVKQSWAVSGVLLNMLGQGMVLSFPAVMLPGLKADDSTMKTDLETMSWLASVVGLASFPGFLISAFFMELWGRKISQALVILPGTLGWLLIYFATDVTMLMAGRILGGITAGASVTLGAVIIGEYTSPQLRGMFLNLKTAAVCVGNTLVHIVGHFYTWRTVAIFGLVPHIIAFGIVCTWPESPTWLAARFKFDKSEKAWLWLRGNDQNSRNEYDSMAIAQKQRLSEIQEKSSVQRHVVIFLQKFTRKDFQKPLLIILFAGILLETCGRHIFPAYALQIIEEISGDKSRTFYYTLIIDLITTFSSTFSSALVRMLKRRTLLFVTGGASLAVLMVICTYLYLSAADVISKDRAWLPVSMFMLYFLLANLGCTPIPLALLGEVFPVAHRGAGSAMSGLTLAICLMVALKITPAMLDSVKVYGTFAIFGVAMGLSLVVLYFILPETKDRTLQEIEDYFNHGRFLNDKKVRRDDDENTTMLKN is encoded by the exons ATGTTTTCACCAGCGGTGAAACAG TCATGGGCGGTGTCAGGCGTACTTCTAAACATGTTGGGGCAAGGCATGGTCCTTAGTTTCCCGGCTGTCATGCTGCCAGGGCTAAAGGCTGATGATTCCACCATGAAGACTGACTTGGAAACTATGTCTTGGCTTG CTTCTGTGGTGGGCCTGGCGAGCTTCCCCGGTTTCCTGATCTCCGCTTTCTTCATGGAGCTGTGGGGCCGGAAGATCTCACAGGCTCTGGTCATTCTACCAGGCACGTTGGGCTGGCTCCTCATCTACTTCGCCACGGACGTGACCATGCTCATGGCTGGCAGGATCCTCGGAGGCATCACCGCCGGAGCCAGCGTCACTTTAGGAGCCGTCATCATAGGAGAGTACACCAGCCCACAGCTCCGGGGCATGTTCCTAAACCTCAAGACTGCGGCCGTCTGCGTCGGCAATACTCTTGTTCACATTGTAGGTCATTTTTACACTTGGAGAACAGTTGCAATTTTCGGACTAGTGCCACATATAATTGCTTTCGGGATTGTCTGCACTTGGCCAGAAAGTCCGACGTGGTTGGCTGCTAGATTTAAGTTTGATAAGAGTGAGAAGGCTTGGTTGTGGCTGCGAGGTAACGACCAAAACTCTAGAAACGAGTACGATAGTATGGCCATAGCTCAAAAGCAGAGGCTTTCTGAAATACAAGAGAAATCCAGCGTCCAAAGACACGTGGTAATCTTTTTGCAGAAGTTCACTAGAAAGGATTTTCAGAAACCTCTGCTCATAATACTCTTTGCTGGTATTTTGCTAGAGACTTGTGGAAGGCACATTTTCCCGGCCTACGCATTACAGATCATCGAAGAAATCTCTGGAGATAAGTCTAGAACATTCTACTACACGTTAATCATAGATCTGATAACGACATTCAGCTCCACGTTCTCGTCAGCGCTGGTTCGCATGCTAAAGAGACGTACCTTGCTGTTTGTCACAGGCGGAGCATCGTTAGCCGTGTTAATGGTCATCTGTACCTACCTTTACCTGAGTGCTGCAGACGTGATATCGAAGGACCGAGCTTGGCTGCCTGTGTCGATGTTTATGCTGTACTTTTTATTGGCAAACTTGGGGTGTACTCCTATACCTCTAGCGTTGCTTGGAGAGGTGTTCCCAGTAGCCCATAGAGGGGCAGGATCGGCAATGTCAGGGTTGACCCTGGCTATCTGTCTCATGGTCGCTTTGAAGATCACTCCTGCGATGCTAGATAGTGTAAAAGTGTACGGAACTTTTGCTATCTTCGGCGTAGCCATGGGACTCTCTCTAGTAGTACTTTATTTCATCCTTCCAGAAACTAAGGATAGAACTCTGCAAGAGATTGAAGACTACTTTAACCACGGACGGTTCCTCAATGACAAGAAAGTTCGCagagatgatgatgaaaatactaCTATGCTTAAGAACTGA